Below is a window of Vallicoccus soli DNA.
CTGGCGCATGAAGAACACGCCGAACGCCGACACGAGGAACGGCAGGATCACCGAGGCGAGGCGGCCGGTGAGCTCGAGGTCCGACATGAGCTTGTAGAGGGGCACGACGCCCAGGGTCGGCGGGATCATCATGGTGCCGATGGCGATGCCGAACAGGACGTTCTTGCCGCTGAAGCGCAGCTTGGCGAAGGCGAAGCCCGCCAGCGTGCAGAACAGCGCCGTGCTCACGGTGACCGCGCCGGACACGATCGTGGAGTTGACGATCGCCTTGACGAGGTCCTGCTGCTCCATGGCCTTCTGGATGTTCGACCAGAGGTCCCCGCCCGGCAGCAGCGGCGGCGGCGAGACGTTCATCTCGGCCATGGGCCGGCTGGCCGCCACGACCATGTAGTAGAAGGGCACGAGGAAGACGAACGCCGTCAGCGCGAGCAGGAGGTAGGCCACCCACCCGGCGCTGCCGGGGTCGCGCCGGCGCGGGCGCCGGGCCGCGGGGGGCACGGGGGCGGCGATCGCCGCCTCGCGCAGCTGCGTCGTGGTGGTGCTCATCGGGCCGCCCTCCGGGTGCTGCGCTCACCGGTGCGCCACCGGGTCAGCGCGGTGTTCAGCACGACGAGCAGGACGATGAGCACGAAGGTCACCCAGGCGACCGTCGCCGCGCGCCCGAGGGCGCCGAACTGCCAGCCCTGCTGGTACATGTACAGGCCGAGCGTCTGGTACTGCCCCAGCGCGCCGCCGTTGGGCGTGCCGCCGCCGAAGAGCAGGGGCTCGCCGAAGAGCTGCGTCGCACCGATCGTGGAGACGACGACGGTGAAGAGGATCGTCGGGCGCAGGCCCGGCAGCGTCACGTGCACGAACTGCTGCCACTTGCTCGCGCCGTCGATGGCCGCTGCCTCGTAGAGGTCCTGGGAGATCGACTGCATGCCGGCGAGGTAGATGAGCGCGTTGTAGCCCGTCCAGCGCCAGATGACGATGACCGAGATGGCGATCTGCGCGGTCCAGTTGCCGTTGCGCCAGTCCGGCCCGTCGATGCCGACGAGGCTGAGCAGCCAGTTCGCGAAACCGTTGTCCCGGCCGAAGATCTGCGCGAAGACCAGCGTCGACGCCGCGACGGAGGTCGCGTACGGCATGATCATCGAGATGCGGAAGAAGTTCCGCGCCCGCATGCGGTAGTTGAGCAGGTGCGCCAGGCCCAGGGCCAGGGCGAGCTGGGGGATCGTGGACAGCGCGCCGATCGTGATGGTCTTCCAGAGCGCGTTGTAGAACTGCTCGCTCGTGAAGAGCCACGTGTAGTTGTCGAGGCCGGTCCACGTCATCTCGCCGCCGAGGCGGTACTCGTGGAGGCTGACCCAGGCGGTGTAGACGAGCGGGAAGAGCCCGAACGCCAGGAAGATGAGGAAGAAGGGGCCCACGTAGGCGTACGGGGCCAGGCCGCTCTCGCCCAGCAGGCGCCGGCGCCGCCGGCGGGGTGCGGGCCGCGCGCCAGGGGCGGGCGGGACCGCGTCGGCCGGGGACGGCGTGCCCGGCATCGTGTCGACCGTCATGGCGGACCTCTCGGGGTTCGGGGTCGGGTGGACCGGGGGGCCGGCCGGCGCCGTGGGGCGCCGGCCGGCCCCGAGAGGTGTCAGCCGAGCTGGTTCTCGACCTGCGAGACCGCGCTGTCCCAGGCCTCCTGGGCCGGGACGCCGTTGGCCTCGACCGAGAGCAGCGCCTTGACCAGCGTGTTCTTCAGGACGCCGTCGTCCTGGCCCAGGATCTGGGTCGGCGCGGCGTCGGCGGAGGCGGTGAAGATCTCACCGATGGGGGCGCCGTTGAAGTA
It encodes the following:
- a CDS encoding carbohydrate ABC transporter permease yields the protein MSTTTTQLREAAIAAPVPPAARRPRRRDPGSAGWVAYLLLALTAFVFLVPFYYMVVAASRPMAEMNVSPPPLLPGGDLWSNIQKAMEQQDLVKAIVNSTIVSGAVTVSTALFCTLAGFAFAKLRFSGKNVLFGIAIGTMMIPPTLGVVPLYKLMSDLELTGRLASVILPFLVSAFGVFFMRQYLVQSLPDELIEAARIDGASSLRTFWSIVLPIARPGMAVLGMLTFMTMWNEFFWPVIALNSSNPTVQVALANLGSGYVPDQSIILAGTLVGTVPVLVVFALLGRQIVNGILAGAVKG
- a CDS encoding carbohydrate ABC transporter permease — its product is MTVDTMPGTPSPADAVPPAPGARPAPRRRRRRLLGESGLAPYAYVGPFFLIFLAFGLFPLVYTAWVSLHEYRLGGEMTWTGLDNYTWLFTSEQFYNALWKTITIGALSTIPQLALALGLAHLLNYRMRARNFFRISMIMPYATSVAASTLVFAQIFGRDNGFANWLLSLVGIDGPDWRNGNWTAQIAISVIVIWRWTGYNALIYLAGMQSISQDLYEAAAIDGASKWQQFVHVTLPGLRPTILFTVVVSTIGATQLFGEPLLFGGGTPNGGALGQYQTLGLYMYQQGWQFGALGRAATVAWVTFVLIVLLVVLNTALTRWRTGERSTRRAAR